One genomic window of Novosphingobium aureum includes the following:
- a CDS encoding carph-isopro domain-containing protein: protein MDHQTIITDLGGIRALARKLGHNSHTTVQAWFDRNRIPLDRWEEVIGAAKADGADLTVTQLLPPELRQDAAA from the coding sequence ATGGACCATCAGACGATCATAACCGACCTCGGCGGCATTCGCGCCTTGGCCCGGAAGCTCGGCCACAACAGTCATACCACGGTGCAGGCGTGGTTCGATCGGAACCGTATTCCGCTCGATCGCTGGGAAGAGGTGATTGGTGCTGCGAAAGCCGATGGCGCCGACCTGACAGTGACGCAGTTGCTGCCGCCTGAGCTTAGGCAGGACGCCGCAGCATGA